A section of the Telopea speciosissima isolate NSW1024214 ecotype Mountain lineage chromosome 3, Tspe_v1, whole genome shotgun sequence genome encodes:
- the LOC122655377 gene encoding ethylene-responsive transcription factor ERF021-like produces the protein MQQSSASSLVSNDGGNYRGVRKRKWGKWVSEIREPGKKTRIWLGSFETPEMAAIAYDVASLHLRGHGARLNFPELANELPRPVSSSADDIRVAAHEAAARRKTTVDEQVGCSSSNQQIPKNIRLSQSQIQAINESPLDSPKMWMELAEALFPDTSMGFIDDQVEMSDDWEDMQHDSLWES, from the coding sequence ATGCAGCAGAGCAGTGCTAGTTCTTTGGTTTCAAATGATGGTGGGAATTATAGAGGAGTTAGAAAGAGGAAATGGGGGAAATGGGTTTCAGAAATTCGTGAGCCTGGAAAGAAAACGCGTATTTGGTTAGGGAGTTTTGAAACGCCGGAAATGGCAGCGATCGCTTATGATGTAGCTTCATTGCATCTAAGGGGACATGGAGCACGTCTCAATTTTCCCGAATTGGCGAATGAGTTGCCTCGGCCGGTTAGTTCAAGTGCTGATGATATTCGAGTAGCAGCTCATGAAGCAGCTGCAAGAAGAAAGACAACAGTTGATGAACAAGTGGGTTGCTCAAGCTCGAATCAACAAATTCCGAAGAATATAAGGTTGTCACAGAGTCAAATTCAGGCAATTAATGAGTCACCATTAGACTCTCCAAAGATGTGGATGGAATTGGCTGAAGCTTTATTTCCAGACACATCCATGGGTTTTATTGATGATCAGGTTGAGATGAGTGATGATTGGGAAGATATGCAACATGATTCCCTTTGGGAATCttag